One genomic window of Solanum stenotomum isolate F172 chromosome 9, ASM1918654v1, whole genome shotgun sequence includes the following:
- the LOC125875837 gene encoding pentatricopeptide repeat-containing protein At3g58590, translated as MRNTTSLSRISIFPKYFSNHGDKIKHQRLIQLLQEPNWIQSLDATKALHALTITMGQHPTQPFLANNTIMFKYSVFGDIRIARKVFDNMSKRNVASYNTMISGYSRNGSLLEAWKLFSEMRGCGYEPTQFSFGGVLGCECLDVIQGFQLQALAEKLGLFFVDAVTGTALLGLLGRKGWLDEAMQVFDEMPKRNLVTLNCMISLFGQYECVEESMMVLRRLLRSGMAPSESTFVGILVGFVGELDFILGELVHGLVVKNGLDFSVSVNNSLINMYAKCSDIHKTEKMFEDVPVKDVVSWNTMVGAMAKIERADRALVVFRKMCVSGLLPNDTSYVSALSCCTSQQFRLLGESIHAKVIQKKFESDVYVGSALLDFYVKCDRLDDARVCFDEISEKNVVTWNTLMLGYSSKGSSYAISLLQQMIHSGCLPTEFSFSIAVKSSGILEVLQLHSLSIKMGYIDNDYVSSSLISSYAKTSSVDDALRFVTTNDMPLPVVASNMIANIYNRNGQFDKTQELFSDLENPDTISWNILIAACSRNGDYEEVFELLEHMRMARVSPDRYTYVSLFSVCTKLCNLGLGSSLHGLITKTDFKRCDTFVCNIMIDMYGKCGSLASSIKIFNEMTTKNVITWTSIVSALGLHGYALEALEKFKEMDMTGIKPDKVAFLSVLSACRHVGLVKEGMELFGQMKGKYGVEPDMDHYLIAVDLLARYGYLTDAEQLITGMPFPPNALIWRIFLEGCKKKRSIDDTLALAS; from the coding sequence ATGAGGAACACTACTTCACTGTCAAGAATTTCAATATTCCCTAAATATTTCTCTAATCATGGAGATAAAATCAAGCATCAAAGGCTCATTCAGTTACTTCAAGAACCAAATTGGATTCAATCTCTCGACGCAACTAAGGCTCTTCACGCACTCACAATCACAATGGGGCAACACCCAACTCAACCCTTTTTGGCGAATAACACTATCATGTTCAAGTACTCTGTATTCGGTGATATCCGCATTGCACGCAAGGTGTTTGATAATATGTCCAAGAGAAATGTTGCGTCATATAATACAATGATTAGTGGTTATAGTCGGAATGGAAGTTTATTAGAGGCTTGGAAGTTGTTTTCTGAGATGAGGGGTTGTGGATATGAGCCGACTCAGTTTAGTTTTGGTGGGGTTTTGGGTTGCGAGTGTTTGGATGTTATTCAAGGATTTCAGTTGCAAGCGTTGGCTGAAAAATTGGGGCTGTTTTTCGTTGATGCTGTAACAGGGACTGCATTATTGGGTTTACTTGGAAGGAAAGGATGGTTAGATGAAGCTATGCAGGTTTTCGACGAAATGCCTAAAAGGAATTTGGTGACTTTGAATTGTATGATATCCTTGTTTGGACAGTATGAATGTGTTGAGGAGTCAATGATGGTGTTAAGGAGGTTATTAAGGAGTGGAATGGCTCCTTCTGAGAGCACTTTCGTGGGCATATTGGTCGGTTTTGTTGGGGAACTTGATTTTATATTAGGGGAACTAGTACATGGGTTGGTAGTGAAAAATGGACTGGATTTTTCTGTTTCAGTGAATAATTCATTGATTAACATGTATGCGAAATGCTCTGACATACATAAGACGGAGAAAATGTTTGAAGATGTTCCTGTTAAGGATGTTGTGTCGTGGAATACAATGGTTGGTGCAATGGCGAAGATTGAAAGAGCAGATAGGGCATTGGTTGTTTTTAGGAAAATGTGTGTAAGTGGCTTATTGCCTAATGATACGAGTTATGTGAGTGCCCTAAGTTGCTGCACTAGCCAGCAGTTTCGATTGCTTGGGGAGTCCATCCATGCGAAAGTAATCCAGAAAAAGTTTGAATCTGATGTATATGTCGGTAGTGCTTTACTTGACTTTTATGTTAAATGTGATAGATTGGATGATGCCCGTGTTTGCTTTGATGAAATATCAGAGAAGAATGTGGTTACTTGGAATACGTTGATGCTGGGTTACTCGAGTAAAGGTTCTTCTTATGCTATTTCGCTGCTTCAACAAATGATTCACTCGGGTTGTCTTCCAACTGAGTTTTCCTTTTCTATTGCTGTGAAATCGTCAGGAATATTAGAGGTACTTCAGCTCCATTCTTTGTCCATAAAAATGGGTTACATTGATAATGATTATGTCTCTAGCAGTCTCATTTCTTCATATGCAAAAACTAGTTCAGTTGATGATGCCCTAAGGTTTGTCACTACCAATGACATGCCACTTCCTGTTGTTGCATCCAATATGATCGCAAATATTTATAACAGAAATGGACAATTCGACAAGACTCAAGAGTTGTTTTCTGACCTTGAAAATCCAGATACTATATCTTGGAATATTTTGATTGCAGCCTGTTCTAGAAATGGTGATTATGAAGAAGTTTTTGAACTTCTTGAACACATGCGGATGGCTAGAGTATCTCCTGATAGATACACATATGTTAGCCTGTTTAGTGTGTGCACCAAGCTTTGTAACCTTGGTCTAGGTAGCTCACTTCATGGCCTCATTACAAAGACTGATTTTAAGCGTTGTGACACATTTGTCTGCAATATCATGATTGACATGTATGGCAAATGCGGGAGCCTTGCAAGTTCAATCAAGATTTTCAATGAAATGACGACTAAAAATGTGATCACATGGACATCCATTGTTTCAGCCCTTGGACTGCACGGTTATGCATTAGAGGCATTGGAGAAATTCAAGGAGATGGATATGACCGGGATTAAACCTGATAAGGTTGCTTTCCTATCCGTGCTTTCAGCATGTAGGCACGTTGGATTAGTGAAAGAGGGGATGGAATTGTTTGGGCAGATGAAAGGAAAATATGGGGTAGAACCAGATATGGATCACTATCTTATTGCAGTGGACTTGTTGGCTAGGTATGGCTATTTGACAGACGCCGAGCAGTTAATCACTGGGATGCCTTTCCCTCCAAATGCTCTAATATGGCGCATTTTTTTGGAAGGCTGCAAGAAAAAGAGAAGCATAGACGACACTCTCGCTCTTGCTTCATAA